GGTGCAGCAAGCTGGGGAGAGACGGTTGTTGAACCCGGAGGACGTGCGGGGGCGCGTCCTTCCGCTCACCGGGTGGAGGCGCCAGGTGCGTCGTCTGAACCTGCAGATCAGGACAGGCTCGTCGCCGCTCGCCCGGGGGGCGTCGCTCTGGAGCGGCATGTCGGGTGCGGCCCTGTTCAGCGGGGATCACCTCATCGGCGTGATCACGGAGGACCGCGCCACGATCGAGGGACGGCTGATCGCGCTGCCCGTCAGCGCGGTCTTCGGCGACGACGGGCAGGCCGAGGCGAACGCCTGCCTGCTGGCGGCCCGCGACACGACGGCACCCGAGGAACGCGTCACGCTGGACCCCGTCTGGGCGGGTGGCGAGATCCTGCAGCCCGCGTACAGCCCCCTGCCGCCACGCGATCAGTGGTCCGAGGCGGACCTGCTCGAATCCCGCCACGGTGTCGTGCCCTTCCGGGGGCGCGCGCAGCAGCTCCGAGCGCTGGTCGACTGGTGCGAGCACGAGGACGACCGGGGCGGCGGACCACGCATCCGGCTGCTCACGGGCGGCAGCACGGTCGGCAAGACCCGTCTCGCCCGTGAGCTGTGCCGCACGATGGCGGGGAGGGGGTGGGTCGCCGGTGTCGTCGACCCGCTGCACGTGGACTTCTCCGGTGTCTGCGCCCTGCCCGAGGACCGACTGCTCGTCATCGACGACGCCGACGCCCACGCCGGACAACTGCACGTCCTCCTCGCCCAGGCCACCGAGCGCGGCGGCCACCATCCGCTGCGCGTCCTGGCGGTCGCCCACCGCGGCGGCCCGTGGTGGGACGCGGTCAGGCGGCGCTACGAGGCCCTGGTCGACGCGGAGGATCCCGCCCCGCTTCCGCCACTGCCGGAAACCGACCGTGAGGACGTCTACCGGGCGGCCTACGCCGCGTTCCGGGGCTGGTACGAGGAGAGCGACAGCAAGGCCGATGCCACTGTGCCCGCGGGTGCCGTACCGGAAGGCGAGACCTCGACGGACGGCGCCGCGCCCGCCGTGACCGCTGTCCCGGGCCTCGATGAGCCCGACTTCGGCAGCTATCTGCTCATCCTCATCCAGGCACTGGTGGACGCCCGCACCCTGCTGCACAAGACGCACTCGGCCACCGCGGGACCGCCCACCCGCTCACGCGCCAACGCGCTGCTGGACTACGCCCTCGACGTGGAACGCCAGAGGTGGCAGGCGTCCGCCGAGCGCCAGAGGCTGCCGCACGACCCGGTCCTGCTCGAACGGATCGTCGCCGTCTCCAGTCTGGCGGTGGCCGACGGCGAGACGGACGGTGAGCGGGAGACCGAGGCGGCGCGCCGGCTGCGGCTCGTGCCCGACCTCGCCGACGAACCGGAGTGGCTCACGCGTGCCTTCGCCCGCTGGCAGCACGCGGAACTGGCCGGAGAGGGCTACCTGCGGTCGCTCCAGCCGCTGAGGCTCGCCGAGCGGCTCGGCGCGAAGGTCATCGCCGCGTTTCCCGACATCGCCCCGCAACTGCTCGACGTCGGCGGCGACGGCCCGGGGATCCCCCAGGACGCGACGGACCAGGCGCGCCAGATTCTGAACGTGCTGCACGTCCTTCAGCTCACCGCCGGCTCCGACGGCTGCCGGGCCGACGGGACGGGTGAGCCGTCGGCCCAGCAGCGGGCCCGCGAGGCGCTGGACGCCGCGCTGCGCAGTCACGCCCGCCCCCTCGTCCGGCTGGTCAAACAGGTCGCGGCCACCGATCAGGACCAGTTCGCGAGCGCCATCGGCACCTCGCTGGCCTGCGCGCTGAACTCCACGCTCCGCAAGGAGTCCGCGCAGGAGGTCGCCGCCCAGGTCCTCGGGGAACTCGACCTCGCCTGCCCGGACGTCCTGTTGGAGCTCGCCACGGCCGTCGCGGAACACGCGGTGCAGCACTACCGCCAGGGCGGCGCAGCGCCCGTTCAGGACAACCGGGGAGAGCTGGCCCGGGCCCTTCAGCGCTGGTCGCTGTACCTGGCCAGTTCGGGGCTGCGCATCCAGGCGCACGAGGTCGCCGGGCAGGCGGTGGACATGTACCACGCCCTGCACCAGCTCAGTCCGTCCGAGGAGCACGAGTTCGCCCTGGCGGAGGCTCTCAAGGACCTGGCCGACCGGCTCGTCGACGTGGGGCGGTTCGAGGACGCGGACCTGTGTGCCCGGGACTCCATACGGCGTCTGGAACCGCTGTTCCAGCGCAACCCCAGCCGCCGGAACGCCTTCGGTCTGGTGAAGTCCCTGTGCACGCTGGCCACGGCCACCCACCGCATCGGCCGTCAGCGCGAGGCCCTGCAGGCGGCGACCGAGGCGTGCGAGCTGATCGAACGGCTGCCGCAGGCCCAGGAGAACGACGGGCACGGGCCGGACGAGATCCAGGGCTTGCGGGCGTTCGCGCTGCGCTGTCTGGCGTGGCAGCTCGGTGCGAGCGGACGCGTCGACGATGCGGTGGCCAGGGCCTCGCAGAGCGTGGAGATCTACGAGGCCCTGCGCGAGAGGTGTCCGGGCCTGTGGAAACGGGACATCGCCGAGGCCCTGTCCATCCTGGGCGTCCAGCATGCCGCCCGGCAGGAGTGGGACGAGAGCGTCGACCGGCACACCGAAGCCCTGACCCGTCATTACGAGGCCCTGGAGCGGGAGTACCGCGAGGCCGTACGGCCGCAGCACGCTCTGGCGCTGGGCCGGCTGGCGGAGGCACACCTGGGCAGGGCGCGCGCCCGTCCGACGGAGAGCCGGCAGGACCTGCTCGAGGCACTGGAACACGTCGAGCAGGCCCTGAAACAGTACGAGGGGATGCGCAAGGAGGACCGGTGGGCCAATCGCGTCCACGAGGCATGGACGAGCTGTCTGGAGGCGGAGGTTCTGCTGGCGCTGGACGCGACAGGCCGGCCGCAGCGTGCCGCACCCGCGATCCGGCAGACCTGTGGACGGGCCGAGGCCGCGGCCCGCCGGGCACTGACGCTGTACGACGAATTGGACGTACGTGCCTGGCGGCTCAGGTTCAACAGGGCCCGGGCGCAGGCGGTGCTGGCCCAGTCGTACGGAGGCCGGGGCCGCCCCCGGGCCAAGGTGCTGCGCGCGCACGAGCAGGCGCGCAACGCGTTCGCCCGGCTCGACGCGGAGGAACCGGGGCGCGCCGAGGCGGAGTTGCGCGCGATCGAGGACACGATCGAGAGCCTGCGGCAATCCGGTCCGCCCGCCCAGGCGCGTGCGCAGACGTCCGTGAACCCGTCGGGCAAACGACGCAAACGGCACCAGCCGAAGCCCCGCCTTCGCGGCCGTCAAGGTCGTCAGGGTGCGGCCGGGCGCAGAAGACACCGGTGACACGTTACGGCCGCCCTCAGGACTGATTCACATCCCGCAGTTCTCAATATCAGAACCAATTGCTGTTGGATTTCCAGATCGGTGATTTCTAGAGTGGGCACTCGAGCCCCTGAGAACTCACATCACGGCGAAAGAGTCACATGAAGACCTTCACCCTGCCCGGCACCGACATGGTGGTCCCCAACGTCGTCCTCGGGCTGATGCGTATCCAGGACATGAGCGACGAGGCGGTGCGCGAGCTCGTGAACACCGCGCGCGATGCCGGCATCACGTTCCTCGACCACGCCGACGTCTACGGCACGGACGACCACGGTTGCGAGCGCCGTTTCGCCGAAGCCATGAAACTCAGCTCCTCGGAGCGCGAGCAGTTCGTCATTCAGTCGAAGGCCGGAATCGTCAAGGACGGGCCGTACTTCGACTTCTCCTACGACCACATCATCGAGTCCGTGAACGGTTCACTCCGGGCACTGGACACGGACTATCTCGACATTCTGCTGCTGCACCGCCCTGACGCTCTCGTCGAGCCGGAGGAGGTGGCCCGCGCCTTCGACGAGTTGTCGGCCGCAGGAAAGGTCCGTGCCTTCGGCGTCTCCAACCAGACCCCGCGACAGCTCGACCTGCTGCGCAAGTACGTGACGCAGCCCATCGTGGCGAACCAGCTGCAGCTGTCGATCACGCACGCGCCGATGATCGCGCAGGGCATCGCGGCGAACATGCAGGACCTCGACCAGTCGGTCGTACGCGATGACGGAATCGTCGACTACTGCCGCCTGCACGACATCACCATCCAGGCGTGGTCGCCGTTCCAGGCCGGATTCTTCGACGGCCCCTTCCTCGGCTCCGAACGCTTCCCCGAGTTGAACGCGGTGGTCGACCGGCTGAGCGAGAAGTACGGCGTGCCGGCCGAGGCGATCGCGGTCGCCTGGATCACGCGCCACCCGGCGCAGATGCAGGTCGTGCTGGGCACCACGACGCCGGAACGTGTCAAGGCCGCGGCGCTCGGTTCCGACCTCCCGCTCACGCGGTCCGAGTGGTACGAACTGTTCCGTGCGGCCGGATACAAGGTGCCGTAGCCTCGACCCCCTTCCCCCACCTTCGTGCGGCCACGCCCGCAGCGTCTCCTCCAGCCGCCGCGCGGTCGCGGACCACAGCATCCCCGTGCAGTGGCCGGCATGTGACCGCACTGCCCGGGTTCGCTGCGGTCGGAGCCGTCACTCGTCGTTCACCCACCGCATGAGCCGTTGCAGGGGGTAGAAGCCGTCGTGCGAGAGGCCCGGTGGCATGCCGCCCGCCCTGCCGAGGGAGACCACGCGTTGTACGCCGGCGCAGGCGAGGGCGTCGCGCAGTTCCGCCTTGCGGGTGTCCGGGTACACACCGACCGTCTGGGTGGCGACCCCGGCATGGGCGACGGCCTCGGACAGTGCGCCGACCGGGACGACGTCGACGATCTTCCCGTCGGGGTGGAAGTCCACGGGTTCCGGTGAGCGGATGACCAGGCCCGTGCCGTCGTAGCCGCCCCACACCCGGTAGTCGGGTGCCATGGACCGCAGGACGTCGATCTCCTCGCGCAGTTCCGGGGCGACCCGCGGGCCGCCGGCCGAGCTGAACTCCCTTGCCGTGCCCAGGCGTTCACACAGCAGGGCGGCGTAGCGGTCGGCGTCGTCCCGGGATCCCTCGACGAACTGGAAGCGGCTGGCCACGCAGGCCTGCTGGTTGAAGAAGGTCGCGTCGGCGGCGCCCGCGTCGGCCGCCCGTGCCAAGGTCTCCTCGGACGCGAAGGCCTCGCGGCCGATCATCGAGATGGAGGTCTTGGGGTCGAAGGAGACGAGCTCGAACCCCGGACCGACGTACTTCAGCGCGCTGCGGATGGTGGCCTCGCCGCCCCAGGC
Above is a window of Streptomyces griseorubiginosus DNA encoding:
- a CDS encoding trypsin-like peptidase domain-containing protein; protein product: MTGLDAERLVSLTADGRRGSGYLLTPELILTAGHCVGPKGSAVTVRAYVRHEGSYDLSEERHTFRVAVRGDDEPDYALLASTDDDPFRTARDGPSGEVRLGRLIGEGAVAAQALGFPKSGVQQAGERRLLNPEDVRGRVLPLTGWRRQVRRLNLQIRTGSSPLARGASLWSGMSGAALFSGDHLIGVITEDRATIEGRLIALPVSAVFGDDGQAEANACLLAARDTTAPEERVTLDPVWAGGEILQPAYSPLPPRDQWSEADLLESRHGVVPFRGRAQQLRALVDWCEHEDDRGGGPRIRLLTGGSTVGKTRLARELCRTMAGRGWVAGVVDPLHVDFSGVCALPEDRLLVIDDADAHAGQLHVLLAQATERGGHHPLRVLAVAHRGGPWWDAVRRRYEALVDAEDPAPLPPLPETDREDVYRAAYAAFRGWYEESDSKADATVPAGAVPEGETSTDGAAPAVTAVPGLDEPDFGSYLLILIQALVDARTLLHKTHSATAGPPTRSRANALLDYALDVERQRWQASAERQRLPHDPVLLERIVAVSSLAVADGETDGERETEAARRLRLVPDLADEPEWLTRAFARWQHAELAGEGYLRSLQPLRLAERLGAKVIAAFPDIAPQLLDVGGDGPGIPQDATDQARQILNVLHVLQLTAGSDGCRADGTGEPSAQQRAREALDAALRSHARPLVRLVKQVAATDQDQFASAIGTSLACALNSTLRKESAQEVAAQVLGELDLACPDVLLELATAVAEHAVQHYRQGGAAPVQDNRGELARALQRWSLYLASSGLRIQAHEVAGQAVDMYHALHQLSPSEEHEFALAEALKDLADRLVDVGRFEDADLCARDSIRRLEPLFQRNPSRRNAFGLVKSLCTLATATHRIGRQREALQAATEACELIERLPQAQENDGHGPDEIQGLRAFALRCLAWQLGASGRVDDAVARASQSVEIYEALRERCPGLWKRDIAEALSILGVQHAARQEWDESVDRHTEALTRHYEALEREYREAVRPQHALALGRLAEAHLGRARARPTESRQDLLEALEHVEQALKQYEGMRKEDRWANRVHEAWTSCLEAEVLLALDATGRPQRAAPAIRQTCGRAEAAARRALTLYDELDVRAWRLRFNRARAQAVLAQSYGGRGRPRAKVLRAHEQARNAFARLDAEEPGRAEAELRAIEDTIESLRQSGPPAQARAQTSVNPSGKRRKRHQPKPRLRGRQGRQGAAGRRRHR
- a CDS encoding aldo/keto reductase, with the translated sequence MKTFTLPGTDMVVPNVVLGLMRIQDMSDEAVRELVNTARDAGITFLDHADVYGTDDHGCERRFAEAMKLSSSEREQFVIQSKAGIVKDGPYFDFSYDHIIESVNGSLRALDTDYLDILLLHRPDALVEPEEVARAFDELSAAGKVRAFGVSNQTPRQLDLLRKYVTQPIVANQLQLSITHAPMIAQGIAANMQDLDQSVVRDDGIVDYCRLHDITIQAWSPFQAGFFDGPFLGSERFPELNAVVDRLSEKYGVPAEAIAVAWITRHPAQMQVVLGTTTPERVKAAALGSDLPLTRSEWYELFRAAGYKVP